The Winogradskyella schleiferi genome has a window encoding:
- a CDS encoding alpha/beta hydrolase gives MKNARLFLCCCLLFVSCKNESKTNEINRLETHLVLPDVNFQHLKSAELFKGEIHRIDSFPSKYIKPRPVDVWLPEDYIEEKDYAVIYMHDGQMLFDSTATWNKQEWKVDEWASKLMFQGKTKNFIVVGVHNIPEIRWQDLFPQKALGFIDKLTKDSLRDISGSKDFKLNGDNYLKFIVKELKPKIDKTYAVHNDKKNTFVMGSSMGGLMSMYTISEYPEVFGGAACLSTHWPGAMPVENNPYPKAIFKYMEANLPKAGSHRIYFDYGNQTLDQHYPQYAPIVDDILKAKYYTELDSRNLFFKGTDHSENSWNERLNIPIEFLLGKKANNDN, from the coding sequence ATGAAAAACGCTCGATTATTTTTATGTTGTTGTTTACTCTTTGTTTCTTGCAAAAACGAGTCTAAAACGAATGAAATTAATCGTCTTGAAACACATTTGGTTTTACCAGATGTCAACTTTCAACACTTAAAATCTGCTGAGCTTTTTAAAGGCGAAATTCATCGTATCGATAGTTTCCCTTCAAAATATATAAAACCAAGACCTGTCGATGTTTGGCTGCCCGAAGATTATATTGAAGAAAAGGACTATGCTGTTATTTACATGCATGATGGTCAAATGCTTTTCGATTCTACAGCCACATGGAATAAACAAGAGTGGAAAGTGGATGAATGGGCTTCAAAATTAATGTTCCAAGGAAAGACTAAAAATTTTATAGTTGTAGGTGTTCACAATATACCAGAAATTCGCTGGCAAGATTTATTCCCGCAAAAAGCTCTTGGTTTTATAGACAAATTAACTAAAGATAGCTTAAGGGACATTTCAGGTTCTAAAGATTTTAAATTAAATGGCGATAATTATTTAAAATTTATTGTTAAAGAGTTAAAGCCAAAAATAGATAAAACGTATGCCGTTCATAACGATAAAAAAAATACATTCGTAATGGGTTCGAGTATGGGTGGATTAATGTCTATGTATACCATTTCAGAATACCCCGAAGTTTTTGGTGGTGCAGCATGTTTATCAACCCATTGGCCTGGGGCAATGCCTGTGGAAAACAACCCCTATCCTAAAGCCATTTTCAAATATATGGAAGCGAATTTGCCAAAAGCTGGTTCACACAGAATTTATTTCGATTATGGCAATCAAACCTTAGATCAACACTATCCGCAGTATGCACCTATAGTTGACGATATTTTAAAGGCAAAGTACTATACAGAATTAGATTCTAGAAATTTGTTTTTTAAAGGTACAGACCATTCTGAAAATTCTTGGAACGAAAGACTGAATATACCAATAGAGTTTTTATTAGGAAAAAAAGCCAATAACGATAATTGA
- a CDS encoding glycoside hydrolase family 13 protein produces the protein MKALKHIIIVVLLFNVMCNVVTSQETVTEIKNDIQRIEPPNWWTGFKNQKLQLLVKHPNIGTANPIINYSGVSIEKFHGADSPNYLFINLKISETAKAGKFNIRFQLEDDSELIQSYELKSRKIPAEDYVGFDSSDAIYLITPDRFANANPKNDEVDGLLQQGIDRTDGYARHGGDIEGITEHLDYIADLGFTAVWPCPVLINDMPSGSYHGYAMTDFYKVDPRFGTLNEYRKLADELRVRDMKLIMDQVANHCGLEHWWMKDLPFKDWVNYQDHYLKHIDNWNRETTKMSNHRRTTNQDPYASNKDYQEMADGWFVPGMPDLNQRNPYMANYIIQNSIWWIETLGLGGIRQDTYPYPDKEFMSNWAGAIMTEYPNFSIVGEEWSYNPLLIGYWQEGHKNKDDYDSNLKSSMDFAMQKNIVDALNDEESWDKGLVKIYEGLANDFAYTSPKDILAFLDNHDKSRVYTELKGDIVNTKIALGYLLMMPRIPQIYYGTEILMDDFDNPGDHGFIRTDFPGGWKGDAVNAFTGKGLSDDQKDMQIYLKKVLNYRKSSEAIHNGKTIHFAPNDGIYVLARITDNETVVYIINKNESSQELDLSRFAELALEGKKLYNIILDEIIIWDTTIQLEKKGNMILTTKTK, from the coding sequence ATGAAAGCACTAAAACATATCATAATAGTTGTCTTGTTATTTAATGTGATGTGCAATGTAGTCACTTCACAAGAAACCGTTACTGAAATAAAAAACGATATTCAAAGAATAGAACCACCAAACTGGTGGACGGGTTTCAAAAATCAGAAATTACAATTATTGGTGAAACATCCAAATATTGGCACAGCAAATCCAATAATCAACTATTCAGGCGTTAGCATAGAAAAATTTCATGGAGCAGATAGTCCTAATTATCTGTTTATAAATTTAAAAATTTCAGAGACTGCAAAAGCAGGAAAATTCAATATTAGATTTCAGCTTGAAGATGACTCTGAGTTAATTCAAAGCTACGAGTTAAAATCAAGAAAAATACCAGCTGAGGATTATGTTGGGTTTGATAGTTCAGATGCCATTTATTTGATTACACCAGACCGTTTTGCGAATGCCAATCCTAAAAATGATGAAGTAGATGGACTACTGCAACAAGGTATTGACAGAACAGATGGTTATGCCAGGCATGGAGGAGATATTGAGGGTATTACCGAACATTTAGATTACATAGCAGATTTAGGATTCACCGCAGTTTGGCCATGTCCTGTGTTAATTAACGATATGCCTTCAGGTTCTTATCATGGATATGCAATGACGGATTTTTATAAAGTAGATCCACGATTTGGAACTTTAAATGAGTATCGAAAATTGGCAGATGAACTAAGAGTACGAGATATGAAACTCATCATGGACCAAGTAGCAAATCATTGTGGTTTAGAACATTGGTGGATGAAAGATTTGCCGTTTAAGGATTGGGTAAATTATCAAGATCATTATCTAAAACATATAGATAATTGGAATCGGGAAACCACAAAAATGTCCAATCACAGGCGAACAACCAATCAAGACCCTTACGCTTCCAATAAGGACTACCAAGAAATGGCAGATGGTTGGTTCGTTCCAGGTATGCCAGATCTGAACCAACGTAATCCATATATGGCGAACTATATTATTCAGAATAGTATTTGGTGGATTGAAACATTAGGATTAGGAGGCATCAGACAAGATACTTATCCCTATCCAGACAAAGAATTTATGAGCAATTGGGCAGGAGCGATAATGACTGAATATCCCAACTTTTCGATTGTAGGAGAAGAGTGGAGTTACAATCCATTGTTAATTGGCTATTGGCAAGAAGGACATAAAAATAAAGATGATTATGATTCCAACTTAAAATCGAGTATGGATTTCGCCATGCAAAAAAACATTGTTGACGCGCTTAACGATGAAGAATCTTGGGACAAAGGACTCGTAAAAATATACGAAGGTTTAGCCAATGATTTTGCCTATACCTCGCCAAAAGATATACTGGCATTTTTAGACAATCACGATAAAAGCCGTGTTTACACAGAACTCAAAGGAGATATTGTCAATACCAAAATAGCGCTGGGTTATTTGTTGATGATGCCAAGAATTCCTCAGATTTATTACGGCACTGAAATTTTAATGGACGACTTTGATAATCCAGGGGACCATGGCTTCATTAGAACTGATTTTCCCGGTGGTTGGAAAGGCGATGCAGTTAATGCATTTACTGGAAAAGGACTCTCGGATGACCAGAAAGACATGCAAATCTATTTGAAGAAAGTTTTGAATTATAGAAAATCAAGTGAAGCGATTCACAATGGGAAAACTATACATTTCGCACCAAATGATGGAATTTATGTGTTAGCACGAATCACAGATAATGAAACGGTTGTGTATATTATCAATAAAAATGAAAGTTCGCAAGAATTAGATTTATCGCGATTTGCAGAGTTGGCATTAGAAGGAAAAAAGCTTTATAACATCATTTTAGACGAAATCATAATTTGGGATACGACGATACAATTAGAAAAAAAAGGAAACATGATATTAACGACGAAAACTAAATAA